The window GGCGGCCAGATGGCCGCTGACGTCACCCGCGTCAGAGTGACACCACATTAGGGGTTGCGATGACACCACTCATGGTGTCATGATGGCGTCATGGACCTCACCAACTACGTCGACGACCTCCAGCACCGCCTGGCCATCGCGGCCGACGCGGCCGGGGACGACGCCCGGCAGCTTGCCGGGCGCCTGACCGCGCCGCTCGACGCCGCCGTCCGCCTCGTCCTGCTGGACGCGCTCTCCACCGCGGCCGGCGAGATCTCCGCCGAGCTCGCACCCGGCTCGGTCGACGTGCGCCTGCGCGGCGGCGAACCCGAGTTCGTGGTCTCGGCGCCCGCCGTCCGTGCGGAGCCCACTGCGACGGCCGCACCAGCGCCTACGCAGGCGCCGCCGCCCGCCACGCCGTCGAACGCCGACGCAGACGGCGCCACCACCCGCACCACCCTGCGCCTGCCCGACCACCTCAAGACACAGGTCGAGGTCGCCGCAGCGCACCAGGGCGTCTCCGTCAACACCTGGCTCGTGCGCGCGGTCGCCGCCGCGCTCGAGCAGACCACCGGCACCTCCGCGCCGCAGCCCGGCACGGTGCAGCACGGCACCAACCGTCACACCGGCTGGGTGCGCTGACCGCACCGGCGGCGCCCCCGACAGCCAGATCCCGACCTGACACCAACCTGACACCACTCAAGGAGACTCTCATGCCTACTTTCCCCGCCCCCACCCCCGTCCCGGTCGTCATCGACGTGCCGTTCGGCTTCCTGAACGTCGTCGCAGGAGAGCGCGACGACGTAGTCGTCACCGTCCTGCCCGCCGACCCGTCGAAGTCGGGCTCCGTGCGCGCCGCCGAGGAGACTCGCGTCGAACGTAACGGTGACGCCATCACCATCACCTACCCCGCGGCCTGGAAGCAGTGGGTGCTCCCCTTCGCCGCCGGCGGCGCGAAGATCACTGTTGAGCTGCCCGCGGGCTCCGACCTCAGCGGCAAGACCGGCACGCTCTACGCGGAGGGCAGGCTCGGCACCGTCGACCTCAACCTCAACAGCGGAGACGCCCGCATCGACGAGGCCGCCCGCGTGGACCTCAAGGTCTCGGCCGGGAACATAGCCCTCGGCAAGGTCACCGGCCCCATGAGCCTCAAGGCGAGCGCCGGTTCGGTACGCGTCACCGAGCTTGCGGGCGACGGCACGATCCGTGCCAGCAACGGGACGACCACCGTCGGGTCCGTCACGGGGTCGCTGGAGATCGTCGGGGCGCACTCCGAGATCGAGGTGGGCCGCGTGCGCGGCACCCTCACCGCGAAGTCCGCCCACGCCGGCATCCGCGTCGCCAACGTCGAGACCGGCAGCGTCACGCTCAACACGTCCTACGGCTCGATCGAGGTGGGTGTGCCCGAGGGCACGGCTGCCTGGCTCGACGTCACCTCGGAGCACGGCATCGTCCGCAACCAGCTCACCCCCACCGAGGGTCCCGTCGACGACGAGGCCACCGCCGAGATCCACGCCAGCACCGGCTACGGCGAGATCATCGTCCGCCGCCCCTGACGTCCCGCCGGCCTGACCCGACTACCGGACCGGCGCCACCGGCCGGAACCCCGCAACCCACTTCCGAGCTACCCCCTGCCCGGAATCCGAAACTTCGAGCACTTCACGAGACGAGAGGAAACGAAAGTGAGCATCCCCACCGAACGCGGCCACGAGCCCGCCATCCGGGTACAGAACCTGGAGAAGTCCTACAAGGAGCTGCAGGTCCTGCGGGGCGTCGACTTCGACGTGGCCCGAGGCAGCATCTTCGCGCTGCTGGGCTCGAACGGCGCCGGCAAGACCACCGTCGTCAAGATCCTGTCCACACTTCTCAAGGCCGACGGCGGGAAGGCGAGCGTGCACGGCTTCGACGTCGCCACGCAGGCTGCCGACGTCCGCGAGTCGATCAGCCTCACCGGGCAGTTCGCGGCCGTCGACGAGGTCCTGACCGGCCGCGAGAACCTGGTGCTCGTGGCCAGGCTGCGGCACCTCAAGAACCCCGGCAAGATCGCCGACGACCTGCTCGCGCGCTTCTCGCTGACCGACGCCGGCGGGCGCAAGGCCGCCACGTACTCGGGCGGCATGCGCCGCCGCCTGGACATCTCCATGAGCCTGATCGGCAACCCGCCGGTCATCTTCCTCGACGAGCCGACGACGGGTCTCGACCCCCAGGCCCGCATCGAGGTGTGGGACGCCGTCAAGGAGCTCGCGCAGGGCGGCACCACCGTGCTGCTCACGACGCAGTACCTGGACGAGGCCGAGCAGCTCGCCGACCGGATCGCGATCCTGCACAAGGGCCACATCATCGTCAACGGCACCCTGGCCGAGCTCAAGGCGCTGCTGCCGCCCGCCAAGGTCGAGTACGTCGAGAAGCAGCCGACGCTGGAGGACGTGTTCTTCGCAGTCACGGGCGAAGACGTCACCGAAGAGACAACCACCACCGACCCCGCCCGCGCGGACAACTGAGGAGAGAGAGAAAATGACCAAGCACTTCTTCGGTGACACCGCCGTACTGACGGGGCGGTCCCTGAGCCACATCCTGCGCAGCCCGGACACGATCATCACCACCGCGGTCACGCCGATCGCCATGATGCTGCTGTTCGTCTACGTGTTCGGCGGTGCGATCAACACCGGCACCGACAACTACGTGAACTACCTCCTGCCCGGCATCCTGCTCATCACCATCGCCTCGGGCATCGCCTATACCGCCTACCGGCTCTTCCTGGACATGCAGGGCGGCATCTTCGAGCGGTTCCAGTCCATGCCAATCGCTCGCTCGTCGGTGCTCTGGGCGCACGTGCTGACCTCGCTCGTCTCCAACCTGGTCTCGGTGGCGATCGTGGTGCTGGTGGCCCTGCTCATGGGCTTCCGCTCGGGCGCCGGGGTGCTGGACTGGCTCGCCGTCGCGGGCATCCTGGTCCTGTTCACCCTGGCCCTGACCTGGCTCGCGGTCATCGCCGGCCTGTCGGCCAAGACCGTGGACGGCGCGAGCGCGTTCTCCTACCCGCTCATCTTCCTGCCGTTCATCAGCTCGGCCTTCGTGCCCACCGAGACCATGCCCGGCCCGGTGCGCTGGTTCGCCGAGAACCAGCCGGTCACCTCGATCGTGAACACGATCCGTGACCTGCTGGCCCAGCAGCCGGTCGGCAACGACATCTGGGTGGCGCTGGCCTGGTGCGTCGGCATCCTCGCCATCGCGTACGGCTTCGCGACGACGGCGTACCGGCGCAAGATCTCCTGACGGAGCGCCGAGCCTCCGGCGGCAGCGGTCGCCGAGTTCGGTCCCTTGCACCAGCCCAGCAGCGACTTCGGTCGGTTGCTCTGAGATCGGTCGTTTGATTGACCGATCTCAGAGCAACCGACCGAAGTCATGAAGCCGGGCGTGCAAGGGACCGAACTCGGCGGATCAGGGATCAGCGCACCCGGACCGCAGCCGGCTGGACGGTGAACGTGACCCGGGTCGTCTCCCCCAGGTCCTCGCCGTCGATCTCGAACATGCGCGGCTCCGTCAGCTCCAGCTCCAGGCCCTTCAGGCGGCCGTGCGTCACGTTGTCGCTGCTCTCGGCCTTCGCACCGGGCGTGACGAGCCGTTTGATGCCGTTGTCCCAGACCATGTTGCGCAGCGTGTCGGCCCACCCCGCAGCGCCGTCCGCGCCCAGGACCAGCAGGTCCAGCTCGCCGTCGGAGGGATCGGCGTCAGGCAGGAGCGTCACGCCGGCCTGGAGGGTGCCGCAGTTGCCGACGATCAGCGTGTGCACACGTTCGTCGCGCTGCGGGCCGTCGTCGGCGGTGTACCGGATGTCGAGCGTGTCGCTGGCGGACAGCGCCCTGCCCAGCGACTCCACGTACGCGAGCCAGCCGACCTTGTCCTTGAGGTCGTCGTCGGTCTCGACGATCATGTGCGCGTCCAGCCCGAATCCCGCCAGGACCCCGAACGCGTGCCGTTCGGTCCCCGCGGCGAGGTCGATCTCGAGCCAGCCCAGGTCGATGGCCCGTGCCTCACCAGTGAGCGCCCGCTTGAACGCCGCGGGCAGGTTGAGCAGGGGAACACCGAGGTTCCGGGCCAGGAGGTTGCCGGTCCCGAGCGGGACTATCCCCAGCTCGACGTCAGTTCCGGCCGCCGCGAGATGTTCGGCGACCGCCCGGACCGTCCCGTCCCCGCCGGCCGCGACGACCACGTCGGCGCCCGCCTCGATCGCCTGCGCGGCCGCCCCCTGGCCGGGGTCGTCCTTGCTCGTCTCGAACCATCGGACCTCGGGTTCGGCCTGCGCGGAGGCGGCCGCCTTGTCCAGCGCGGACCCGAGCTTCTCCCTGCTCGTCTTGGCGGGGTTCCAGATGACGCCGATGTGGCGTGCGGTCATGCGGGGCCTGCTTCCGTCGCCAGGGGGATGTCGGGGACGTGGACGACTGTGAGGACGATCCGCGCGTCCTGCTGCTCACGCGCTGTGAGCAGGTCACGAACAACCCGGTGAACCGTATGCGACGTGACCGTAGCACCGGCAGTCGAGTGAACGGCCATCGCGATCTCCACCTGGATCCCCGAGCCGTC is drawn from Promicromonospora sp. Populi and contains these coding sequences:
- a CDS encoding ABC transporter permease, with translation MTKHFFGDTAVLTGRSLSHILRSPDTIITTAVTPIAMMLLFVYVFGGAINTGTDNYVNYLLPGILLITIASGIAYTAYRLFLDMQGGIFERFQSMPIARSSVLWAHVLTSLVSNLVSVAIVVLVALLMGFRSGAGVLDWLAVAGILVLFTLALTWLAVIAGLSAKTVDGASAFSYPLIFLPFISSAFVPTETMPGPVRWFAENQPVTSIVNTIRDLLAQQPVGNDIWVALAWCVGILAIAYGFATTAYRRKIS
- a CDS encoding diacylglycerol kinase family protein, which encodes MTARHIGVIWNPAKTSREKLGSALDKAAASAQAEPEVRWFETSKDDPGQGAAAQAIEAGADVVVAAGGDGTVRAVAEHLAAAGTDVELGIVPLGTGNLLARNLGVPLLNLPAAFKRALTGEARAIDLGWLEIDLAAGTERHAFGVLAGFGLDAHMIVETDDDLKDKVGWLAYVESLGRALSASDTLDIRYTADDGPQRDERVHTLIVGNCGTLQAGVTLLPDADPSDGELDLLVLGADGAAGWADTLRNMVWDNGIKRLVTPGAKAESSDNVTHGRLKGLELELTEPRMFEIDGEDLGETTRVTFTVQPAAVRVR
- a CDS encoding DUF4097 domain-containing protein produces the protein MPTFPAPTPVPVVIDVPFGFLNVVAGERDDVVVTVLPADPSKSGSVRAAEETRVERNGDAITITYPAAWKQWVLPFAAGGAKITVELPAGSDLSGKTGTLYAEGRLGTVDLNLNSGDARIDEAARVDLKVSAGNIALGKVTGPMSLKASAGSVRVTELAGDGTIRASNGTTTVGSVTGSLEIVGAHSEIEVGRVRGTLTAKSAHAGIRVANVETGSVTLNTSYGSIEVGVPEGTAAWLDVTSEHGIVRNQLTPTEGPVDDEATAEIHASTGYGEIIVRRP
- a CDS encoding ABC transporter ATP-binding protein translates to MPTERGHEPAIRVQNLEKSYKELQVLRGVDFDVARGSIFALLGSNGAGKTTVVKILSTLLKADGGKASVHGFDVATQAADVRESISLTGQFAAVDEVLTGRENLVLVARLRHLKNPGKIADDLLARFSLTDAGGRKAATYSGGMRRRLDISMSLIGNPPVIFLDEPTTGLDPQARIEVWDAVKELAQGGTTVLLTTQYLDEAEQLADRIAILHKGHIIVNGTLAELKALLPPAKVEYVEKQPTLEDVFFAVTGEDVTEETTTTDPARADN
- a CDS encoding toxin-antitoxin system HicB family antitoxin, which encodes MDLTNYVDDLQHRLAIAADAAGDDARQLAGRLTAPLDAAVRLVLLDALSTAAGEISAELAPGSVDVRLRGGEPEFVVSAPAVRAEPTATAAPAPTQAPPPATPSNADADGATTRTTLRLPDHLKTQVEVAAAHQGVSVNTWLVRAVAAALEQTTGTSAPQPGTVQHGTNRHTGWVR